The sequence GAGATTCCTGATTCTGTCATTTTGCAAGATCCTAAAACTATTCGTTTAGACCGTGCAGGTGGCAATTCATCCCTGGCCAATGTTCACTTTCAGACACAGAGAGGAGTGGTGACCTATCAACTGTCGCTTGGAAATGGGAAAATTAAAAAAAGAATCCGTTCCCGCTAGTATTCTCATAGAATCTTTGGTAGCCTTGAGTTTATTTGCCATGATTACGACCTTATTGTTAGGGGAGATCCGCCGTTCGCGCAAGGAGCGACTAGCGGATTTTAAAGAGGTAGAAGTCTTATCTGTCGCTCAAATGGCACTTCAGACAGGGCAAAATCATCTTGAGGCCAATGGTATTCAGGTTCAAGTCGAAAAAGATGCCGATCAACTCACGGTCTATCATCAAGGAAAGGTGGTGCTGCATGTGGAATAAAGAAAAGGTCAAGGCCTTTACCCTTCTCGAAGCCTTGGTCGCTCTCTTAGTGCTTAGTGGGGGAGTGTTGGTCTTTCAAGGCTTGACCAAGCTTCTGCATGCTGAATTGGACTACCAGGCGCATCAAAAGCAGGAAGAATGGATACTTTTTCAGCAACAATTGCAGGTGGAATTGGACCGGAGTCATTTTGAAAAAGTAGCGGACAATCATATCTACTTGGTTCAGGATCAAAAACCAATTGCTATTGGCCAATCTAAAGGAGATGATATCCGAAAAACAGATGATAAGGGCAGGGGCTATCAGCCTATGATTTCAGGTGTTCGCTCTAGCCAAATTTGGCAGGAGGGAGATTTGCTTCATCTGCGGTTGGATTTTGAAGAAGGTCTAGAAAGGGAGTATGTCTACCATGTGGTACCAGCGATACAAAATGAAAAAAGTTAAGGCTGGTGTCTTGCTTTACGCTCTCTTGATGGCAGCGATTTTTAGTCTCTTGCTTCAGTTTTACCTGCACCGTCAGGTTGCGGAGAGACGAATCTTAGAGACGAGTCAAGAGCGTCTTCGGGCCTATGCTTTGGTGCAATTGGCTCTTGAAAAGAGAAAGAGTGATGAGAAGACATCAGAGATTCATTTAAAGTCTGGAACAGTTCAGCTAAGGCAGGATACTGGTTTTCTTCATGCCCAAGCTGAGATAAATGGCGAAAGCTATGAGTTTATCCTTCCTGTAAGGGAAGAAAAAGAAAGTAGCAAGAGTCAAAAAGAAAAGAAGAAGACACAGAAAGATAAGGAGAAGGCAGGGAGCGAAACGCCTTCTGAAGAGACGCCAAACGAGACCAAGGAACCATCAGAAAATAGCGAAAAAGACTAATTTTTGGTATGATAGGGTGCGGAGGAAATCATGAATTTCGAAAAAATTGAACAAGCCTATACCTATCTATTAGAAAACACTCAAAGTATTCAAAATGAATTGTCGACCAACTTTTATGATGCCTTGATTGAACAGAATGTCATGTATTTGGAGGGCAAGACAGACCTAGACATTGTTAAAAACAATAGCAAAAAATTAAAAGAACTAGGTTTAAGTAAGGAAGAATGGCGCAGAGCCTACCAATTCCTTTTTATGAAAGCTGCTCAGACAGAACCTTTACAAGCGAATCACCAGTTCACACCAGATGCGATTGGTTTTATCATTACATTTTTGATCGATCAGTTGGCTAAAAGCGACCAACTGGATGTCTTAGAAGTGGGAAGTGGAACCGGAAATCTCGCTGAGACTATTGTCAACAATAGCCGTCTCACGATTGATTACTTGGGATTGGAAGTAGATGATCTCTTGATTGACCTATCTGCTAGTATCGCAGATGTGATGGAGTCTAGCGTTGTCTTTGCACAAGGCGACGCGGTGCGTCCACAAGTTTTAAAAGAAAGTGACTTGATCGTTAGCGACTTACCGATTGGCTATTATCCAGATGATGCGATTGCACAGCGCTATCAGGTAGTGAGCTCCGAAGGCCATACCTATGCCCATCACCTCATGATGGAACAGGCTTTGAAATATCTGAAACCTCAAGGAGTTGCCATCTTTTTAGCTCCAAATAACCTCTTGACAAGCCCTCAGAGTGATCTGTTGAAAGCTTGGCTAACAGACAAAGCCCAAATCCTTGCCATGTTGACCTTGCCAGAATCTCTTTTTTCAAATCCAGCCTATGCTAAGACGATTTTCGTCCTACGAAAACAAGAAGAAGAGTCTGTTCAGCCCTTTGTCTATCCTTTTACCGATCTCCAGGATCAAGATCAGGTGGTTCACTTCATGGAAAGTTTCCAAAACTGGTTAAAGGATAGTGAAATTTGATCAAAGATCTGATATAATAGAGGAAGTGAAAACGCTTAATGAGGTGAATATATGTCGAAAACAATTTCTATTAATGCAGGAAGCTCTAGTTTGAAATGGCAATTGTACCAAATGCCAGAGGAAACTGTTCTTGCAAAAGGGTTGATTGAACGGATCGGTTTGAAGGATTCTATTTCAACCGTTAAATTTGATGGACGCTCTGAAAAACAAGTATTAGATATCCAGGACCATACACAAGCTGTAAAAATTTTGTTGGATGATTTGATTCGTTTTGATATTATCAAATCCTACGATGAGATTACAGGTGTGGGCCACCGCGTCGTTGCTGGCGGAGAATACTTCAAGGATTCTGCCTTGGTAGATGACGAAGTCCTTCGAAAAGTAGAAGAATTGTCTTTGTTAGCACCTCTTCATAATCCTGCAAATGCAGCTGGAATTCGTGCCTTTAGAGAGATTTGTCCAAATATTACCAGTGTTGTGGTATTTGATACTTCTTTCCATACAACCATGCCGGAAAAAGCTTATCGTTACCCTCTTCCAACTAAATATTACACAGAAAATAAGGTTCGTAAATATGGCGCTCATGGAACCAGTCATCAGTATGTAGCTGGTGAAGCTGCTAAACTTCTTGGAAAACCATTAGAAGAATTGAAATTGATCACCTGCCACGTTGGAAATGGTGTATCTGTTACAGCGGTTGACAAGGGAATCTCTGTCGATACCTCAATGGGCTTCACCCCTCTAGGTGGAGTCATGATGGGAACCCGTACAGGGGATCTCGATCCAGCGATTATTCCTTACTTGATGGAGCATACAGAGGATTTCAATAAGCCTGAAGATATCAGCCGTATCCTCAATCGTGAATCAGGTCTTCTGGGTGTTTCTGGATCTTCTAGCGACATGCGGGATATTCATACAGCGATGCACAATGGAGACGAAAAAGCCAAATTGGCATACGATATCTTTATCGATCGTTTGCAAAAATACATCGGTCAATACTTAGCTGTCTTGAACGGGGCAGATGCCATCATCTTTACAGCAGGAATCGGTGAAAATGCAGTAAACGTTCGTTCTTCTATTATCAATGGAATCAGCTGGTTTGGCTGCAAGGTCGACCCTGAAAAGAACGTCTTTGGAGCTATCGGAGATATTTCCACAGATGATTCACGTGTGAAGGTATTGGTGATTCCAACGGATGAAGAGTTGGTGATTGCGCGTGACGTTGAACGTTTCAAAAATCAGTAAACTGAAATAAAGTGAGAAGGCTGGAGGCGAAAGCCCCAGTCTTCTTATTTTATACAAGAAAGAGGTTGTCCATTGAAAAATATACAGTCTTTTATTCGAGAGCACCCATTATGTCAGAATGCCCTCTGGCTCCTTCTTTTTGTGCCCTTATTCTTTCTCTCACAATTCCCCCTCATCACCATGGTTTATTCCCTTCAAGAAGGAGTAGATGCAAGGTGGGTCACTATCCTCACTCTTTTGGCGACAGTGGCAGTACTCTTTGTTTTTTATAGGGTCATCAAGATGAGCCCTCTGGAGAACTTAGATGTTCGGGTCATAACCTGGCCGGCTCTGGGGAGAAATTTTCTTTTTCTTCTCTTGTTGATGGCTAATAACCTGCTAGCCTATCCCTTGTTGAAACAAGAGGCAGGTGGTACGACGGCAAACCAAGCGGCTCTGAATGAACTACAATCTCATGCTCCTTTTCTTGCTATGGGAATGGTCGTGATCCTTGTCGCTCCGATTCTAGAAGAGCTGCTCTGTCGGGCCATCATCCCTCGTTTGATCTTTCGAGGGGCAGAACCGATCGGTTACTTAGCCGGTGCTCTCTTTTTTACTTACTTGCATGGACCGAGTACCCTAGGGGAATGGGTAGCTTACGGAGGCATGTCCTTGATCTTAACTTGGGTGGCTTATCGCTACCAGCGGATCGAGTATAGCATCTGTCTCCATATGACCTTGAATGCGCTAGCTTATTATTATCCAGCTGTATTCCTCCTTTGTTTATTGCCGGTATCGAGAGTTTTCTTCCATGATAAATTATGATAAAATGGTAGGTACCAATGAGTTTTGATGCAGAACCTTCGTACAGAAGGTCAGAAAAATAAGCAATCCGTATGGAGAATGAACTCAGAGGTTTAGAACATTTGTTCTAGCCTCTTTTGTTCGCAATCATGCTGTAGGAAGGGAATCAAAGGAGGACGAAAATGATTGATAATAAATGGCTGAGTGGCCAAGGGACCCTTCTTTGTGGGATCTTAAATGTCACTCCGGATTCATTTTCTGATGGCGGTAAGTATACGAGTGTAGATGCAGCCTTGCAGCAGGCGAGAAAACTGATCCAAGAAGGAGCTCAACTCCTCGATATCGGAGGAGAATCAACCAGACCAGGTAGTCATTATGTGGAGATCCAAGAAGAGATTGACCGCGTGGTTCCGGTGATTAAAGCCATTCGGAAAGAAAGTGATGTCTTGATCTCAGTAGATACCTGGAAGTCACAGGTGGCAGCCGCAGCGCTGGAAGCTGGAGCTGATATTGTCAACGATATTACTGGTTTTCTTGGAGATCCTAAGATGGCTGCTGTGGTTGCGGAGCATGAAGCGAGCGCGGTTCTCATGTTTAATCCAGTGATGGCAAGACCGCATCATCCAAGTTCCACTATCTTTCCACGTTTTGGTTTTGAACCAGTCTTTTCAGAGCAAGAACTTCAACAGATGGCTCAAGAACCGATTCAAGACTTGATGTGGACCTTCTTTGACCGCTCTCTTGCGGTAGCGAAAGCAGCTGGTGTCCAGATGGATCGTATCATGCTGGATCCTGGGATTGGTTTTGGTTTGACCAAGCGTGAGAACTTACTCTTATTACAAGAACTTGGGACGATTCACCAAAAGGGGTATCCGATCTTTCTAGGGGTCTCCCGCAAACGCTTTGTGGTCAACATTATTGAGGAGGCTGGATTTGAGACAGATCCTGCAACGGAGACTGGTTTTTGGAATCGGGACCTGGCTTCGAGCCATTTGACCAGTATTGCAGCCAGTCAAGGAGTCGAAGTAGTACGGGTGCATGATATTCCCCTTCACAAGATGGCAGTCAGTCTGGGGCAAGCCATTTTCCAAGCCCAAGAGGCAGCAGATACCAATTTAAAACAATACAAGTAAATGAAGACAAAAGAACATCAGTTGGATCTTCGTTGGCTAGAAGCCTATCGTTCCCAAGATCCACATTTCGGTTTGGAGCGCATGGAAGCTCTCATGGCTTTGAGAGGAAATCCTCACTTAGACTGTCGGGTCATTCATGTTGCGGGGACCAATGGCAAAGGCTCTACCATTGCTACCTTATCCCAACTCTTGAGGCTGGCAGGTTTACGCGTTGGAGT comes from Streptococcus parasanguinis ATCC 15912 and encodes:
- a CDS encoding class I SAM-dependent methyltransferase, whose product is MNFEKIEQAYTYLLENTQSIQNELSTNFYDALIEQNVMYLEGKTDLDIVKNNSKKLKELGLSKEEWRRAYQFLFMKAAQTEPLQANHQFTPDAIGFIITFLIDQLAKSDQLDVLEVGSGTGNLAETIVNNSRLTIDYLGLEVDDLLIDLSASIADVMESSVVFAQGDAVRPQVLKESDLIVSDLPIGYYPDDAIAQRYQVVSSEGHTYAHHLMMEQALKYLKPQGVAIFLAPNNLLTSPQSDLLKAWLTDKAQILAMLTLPESLFSNPAYAKTIFVLRKQEEESVQPFVYPFTDLQDQDQVVHFMESFQNWLKDSEI
- the comGG gene encoding competence type IV pilus minor pilin ComGG, with translation MSTMWYQRYKMKKVKAGVLLYALLMAAIFSLLLQFYLHRQVAERRILETSQERLRAYALVQLALEKRKSDEKTSEIHLKSGTVQLRQDTGFLHAQAEINGESYEFILPVREEKESSKSQKEKKKTQKDKEKAGSETPSEETPNETKEPSENSEKD
- the folP gene encoding dihydropteroate synthase — encoded protein: MIDNKWLSGQGTLLCGILNVTPDSFSDGGKYTSVDAALQQARKLIQEGAQLLDIGGESTRPGSHYVEIQEEIDRVVPVIKAIRKESDVLISVDTWKSQVAAAALEAGADIVNDITGFLGDPKMAAVVAEHEASAVLMFNPVMARPHHPSSTIFPRFGFEPVFSEQELQQMAQEPIQDLMWTFFDRSLAVAKAAGVQMDRIMLDPGIGFGLTKRENLLLLQELGTIHQKGYPIFLGVSRKRFVVNIIEEAGFETDPATETGFWNRDLASSHLTSIAASQGVEVVRVHDIPLHKMAVSLGQAIFQAQEAADTNLKQYK
- the comGE gene encoding competence type IV pilus minor pilin ComGE — translated: MGKLKKESVPASILIESLVALSLFAMITTLLLGEIRRSRKERLADFKEVEVLSVAQMALQTGQNHLEANGIQVQVEKDADQLTVYHQGKVVLHVE
- a CDS encoding CPBP family intramembrane glutamic endopeptidase; the encoded protein is MKNIQSFIREHPLCQNALWLLLFVPLFFLSQFPLITMVYSLQEGVDARWVTILTLLATVAVLFVFYRVIKMSPLENLDVRVITWPALGRNFLFLLLLMANNLLAYPLLKQEAGGTTANQAALNELQSHAPFLAMGMVVILVAPILEELLCRAIIPRLIFRGAEPIGYLAGALFFTYLHGPSTLGEWVAYGGMSLILTWVAYRYQRIEYSICLHMTLNALAYYYPAVFLLCLLPVSRVFFHDKL
- the comGF gene encoding competence type IV pilus minor pilin ComGF; the protein is MWNKEKVKAFTLLEALVALLVLSGGVLVFQGLTKLLHAELDYQAHQKQEEWILFQQQLQVELDRSHFEKVADNHIYLVQDQKPIAIGQSKGDDIRKTDDKGRGYQPMISGVRSSQIWQEGDLLHLRLDFEEGLEREYVYHVVPAIQNEKS
- a CDS encoding acetate kinase, whose protein sequence is MSKTISINAGSSSLKWQLYQMPEETVLAKGLIERIGLKDSISTVKFDGRSEKQVLDIQDHTQAVKILLDDLIRFDIIKSYDEITGVGHRVVAGGEYFKDSALVDDEVLRKVEELSLLAPLHNPANAAGIRAFREICPNITSVVVFDTSFHTTMPEKAYRYPLPTKYYTENKVRKYGAHGTSHQYVAGEAAKLLGKPLEELKLITCHVGNGVSVTAVDKGISVDTSMGFTPLGGVMMGTRTGDLDPAIIPYLMEHTEDFNKPEDISRILNRESGLLGVSGSSSDMRDIHTAMHNGDEKAKLAYDIFIDRLQKYIGQYLAVLNGADAIIFTAGIGENAVNVRSSIINGISWFGCKVDPEKNVFGAIGDISTDDSRVKVLVIPTDEELVIARDVERFKNQ